A genomic stretch from Solanum stenotomum isolate F172 unplaced genomic scaffold, ASM1918654v1 scaffold18239, whole genome shotgun sequence includes:
- the LOC125850625 gene encoding uncharacterized protein LOC125850625 has product XNQNQLRRDENVNQIEISSHSSQRQEFDVNDLKADPAERTPILNYHPNLRDEIRRAYIIKGLCQPQNHQFPQTNFFGTPRRFVYTWFDEYRDWLEYSISADAAYCLPCYLFQGENINQGGGNVFLTKGFTNWHRKDSFATHIGLPNSVHNQSKRKCEDLMREQQSIQAAFYKLNDKSKHEYRIRLNTSIDVVRLLLNQGFAFRGHDESESSLNKGNFLEVLSWLAARCDAIKPFVLEKAPKNNKMTSHDIQKDIMTACKIETVKAIIKDINSDYFVLLVDESRDVSRKEQKAICLRYVDKMRFVMEAFIGLVHIKDISALSLKKANVDVLAHHSLTLSNVRGQCYDGASNMQGELGGLKTLIRQESRSAHSVHCFAHQLQLTLVAVSKKCVQIMRMAELYPDDFDGSNMRALENQLVNYIIDVRDIDERFSNLGGLGELSRKLVETKKHLTYSLVFLLVKFALLLPVATATVERAFSAMKIIKNDLRNRMDDEFLDGCIVPYVEKKVFKDVSNECIMKTFQEMKCRRVQL; this is encoded by the exons ANAAATCAAAATCAACTACGCCGAGATGAAAATGTCAACCAAATAGAAATATCATCTCACTCTTCCCAAAGACAAGAATTTGATGTAAATGATTTAAAGGCTGATCCGGCTGAAAGAACTCCAATTTTGAATTATCATCCAAACCTTCGTGATGAGATAAGGAGGGCATATATCATTAAAGGTCTTTGTCAACCTCAAAATCATCAGTTTCCtcaaactaatttttttggaaCACCACGTCGTTTTGTTTATACATGGTTTGATGAATATCGCGATTGGTTGGAATACAGTATTAGTGCGGATGCTGCTTATTGTTTACCTTGTTATTTGTTTCAAGGAGAAAACATTAATCAAGGTGGTGGTAATGTATTTTTGACTAAGGGATTTACAAATTGGCATAGAAAAGATAGCTTTGCTACACATATTGGTCTACCGAATAGCGTTCATAATCAATCCAAAAGAAAGTGTGAAGATCTCATGCGAgaacaacaatccattcaagcCGCATTTTACAAGTTGAATGATAAAAGTAAGCATGAATATCGGATTCGGTTAAACACTTCAATCGATGTGGTAAGACTTCTCTTGAATCAAGGTTTTGCATTCCGTGGTCATGACGAGAGTGAATCGTCATTGAATAAGGGTAATtttcttgaagttctttctTGGTTAGCTGCTAGATGTGATGCAATTAAACCTTTTGTGTTAGAAAAagctccaaaaaataataaaatgacttCTCATGACATCCAAAAAGATATTATGACTGCGTGTAAGATTGAAACAGTTAAGGCAATAATAAAGGATATAAATAGTGACtactttgttttattggttgatGAATCTAGAGATGTGTCACGCAAAGAGCAAAAGGCTATTTGTCTAAGATATGTTGACAAAATGAGGTTTGTGATGGAGGCATTTATTGGACTTGTTCACATTAAAGATATTAGTGCTTTATCTCTAAAGAAAGCAAATGTAGATGTACTTGCTCACCATTCTTTGACTTTATCTAATGTACGTGGGCAATGTTACGATGGGGCAAGTAATATGCAAGGTGAGCTAGGTGGTCTTAAAACGTTGATTAGACAAGAAAGTAGATCGGCTCATTCTGTTCATTGTTTTGCTCATCAACTTCAATTGACTCTTGTTGCGGTTTCTAAAAAGTGTGTTCAA ATAATGAGAATGGCTGAATTATATCCTGATGATTTTGATGGGTCCAACATGAGAGCTCTTGAGAATCAACTTGTTAATTACATTATTGATGTTCGTGATATTGATGAAAGGTTCTCCAATTTGGGTGGACTTGGAGAACTTTCAAGAAAGTTGGTTGAGACAAAGAAGCATTTAACCTATTCTCTCGTATTTCTTTTAGTGAAGTTTGCTTTGCTTCTACCTGTTGCCACTGCTACAGTTGAAAGAGCTTTTTCGGCAATGAAGATTATCAAGAATGACTTGCGAAATCGAATGGATGATGAATTCTTAGATGGTTGCATAGTACCTTATGTAGAGAAAAAAGTATTTAAAGATGTTTCTAATGAGTGTATTATGAAAACATTTCAAGAGATGAAGTGTCGTCGAGTGCAATTGTAG